One window of the Methylovirgula sp. HY1 genome contains the following:
- a CDS encoding cell wall hydrolase produces the protein MGLFRVSWAVGVVAPWCLGVGLVVSISADAGQDITFGATIAPISMAAVTKPMDLVPTTPAGSPFDLIRQAEREAQAPRVTEARLLLGAPEEFTRFPDEHEPRMALKHPLPGVVSHIMPDVDRSQKGDPLVGLRPTFATQLRREGGLARLRATDLLFTHHATWPSSAFSPSAASSMGPESVAHFEAWPAGESPTTAHTSAVASPQQGGVSLITMRPAAINERLMQGATPALPRAVALASTTPAPADATPVEVYAAASPPKDMSIVPANRPNYAALVGEDHAAREDRCLAEAIYFEARSEPKEGQAAVAQVVLNRVASGLYPSTICGVVFQNRRHYHACQFSFACEGRSLRINEPEAWRTAVRIAEEVSNGKTYVADVGAATHYHADYVRPTWARRLKRMDVIGHHIFYKLRPGQT, from the coding sequence ATGGGTCTGTTCCGAGTCAGTTGGGCAGTGGGTGTGGTGGCGCCGTGGTGCCTTGGTGTCGGCCTCGTCGTCTCGATTTCCGCCGATGCTGGCCAGGACATCACTTTCGGGGCGACGATTGCACCGATCAGCATGGCCGCCGTTACCAAGCCGATGGACCTGGTTCCGACGACGCCTGCCGGCTCCCCCTTCGATCTGATCCGTCAGGCGGAACGCGAGGCGCAGGCGCCGCGGGTCACCGAGGCGCGGCTGCTGCTCGGCGCGCCGGAAGAATTCACCCGGTTTCCCGATGAACATGAGCCGCGCATGGCTCTCAAACATCCGCTTCCCGGCGTCGTTTCCCACATCATGCCGGATGTCGACCGCAGCCAAAAGGGGGATCCGCTGGTCGGTTTGCGCCCGACCTTTGCGACGCAATTGCGCCGCGAGGGCGGTCTGGCGCGATTGCGGGCGACCGATCTTCTCTTCACGCATCACGCCACATGGCCGAGCAGCGCCTTCTCCCCAAGCGCTGCCAGCAGCATGGGGCCGGAGAGTGTCGCGCATTTCGAGGCCTGGCCCGCCGGCGAAAGCCCGACAACGGCGCATACGAGCGCCGTCGCTTCGCCGCAACAGGGCGGCGTGTCGCTGATCACTATGCGGCCGGCGGCGATCAACGAACGTTTGATGCAAGGGGCGACCCCGGCTTTGCCGCGCGCGGTCGCTCTGGCTTCAACGACACCGGCACCGGCCGATGCGACCCCGGTCGAGGTCTATGCCGCCGCCAGTCCGCCGAAGGACATGTCGATCGTTCCGGCGAACCGCCCGAATTATGCGGCGCTCGTCGGCGAGGACCATGCCGCGCGCGAAGACCGCTGTCTGGCGGAAGCGATCTATTTCGAGGCCCGCAGCGAGCCGAAGGAGGGCCAGGCGGCGGTAGCGCAGGTCGTGCTCAATCGCGTCGCGAGCGGACTTTATCCTTCGACGATCTGCGGTGTCGTCTTCCAGAATCGGCGGCATTATCATGCCTGCCAATTCTCCTTCGCCTGCGAAGGGCGTTCGCTGCGCATCAACGAACCGGAAGCCTGGCGCACGGCCGTGCGCATCGCCGAGGAAGTTTCCAACGGCAAGACCTATGTGGCGGACGTCGGCGCGGCGACGCATTATCATGCTGACTATGTGCGGCCCACTTGGGCGCGGCGGCTGAAGAGAATGGATGTCATCGGCCACCATATTTTTTATAAATTGCGTCCCGGCCAAACCTGA